One window of the Acaryochloris sp. CCMEE 5410 genome contains the following:
- a CDS encoding DUF3386 domain-containing protein — protein MAAQTQARDLFRAAYENRYTWDSDFPGYVADVELRQGDEVHTGKIRVASDLTVEIMDIADETIQESLYTQMRDVITHRKHTPFDKAHGSSTFTLGKLDSSGSQEIIVEGDAMGSNYCVREKQISLVSRVMGRMAFIIHHKKSLETGAGYISSDYSAVFRNPKTNEIIRQMEFEDTYEPVGSYYVMTRQVVRTHEQGETSLTDIQFSNVKLLQPAAV, from the coding sequence ATGGCCGCTCAGACCCAAGCTCGTGATTTATTTCGTGCAGCTTATGAGAATCGCTATACCTGGGATAGTGATTTCCCCGGCTATGTCGCTGACGTTGAACTTAGACAAGGGGATGAAGTTCACACCGGTAAAATCCGCGTAGCTTCCGACCTAACAGTCGAGATTATGGATATCGCAGACGAAACAATCCAAGAATCGCTATATACCCAAATGCGAGATGTGATTACCCACCGAAAACACACTCCGTTCGACAAAGCTCACGGCTCTAGCACCTTTACCCTCGGAAAACTCGATTCCTCTGGTTCCCAAGAGATTATTGTTGAAGGGGATGCAATGGGGTCAAATTACTGCGTTCGCGAAAAGCAGATCTCTCTCGTTAGCCGGGTGATGGGACGCATGGCTTTCATCATTCATCACAAAAAAAGCTTAGAGACTGGAGCAGGTTATATTTCTTCTGATTATTCTGCTGTTTTCCGTAATCCCAAAACCAATGAGATTATTCGGCAAATGGAATTCGAGGATACCTATGAACCCGTAGGTAGCTACTACGTGATGACCCGTCAGGTTGTCCGTACTCACGAACAAGGCGAAACATCTCTTACCGATATCCAGTTTTCCAACGTGAAGCTATTACAACCTGCAGCTGTTTAG
- the wecB gene encoding non-hydrolyzing UDP-N-acetylglucosamine 2-epimerase has protein sequence MPNSPLPICIVLGTRPEAIKLAPVIQAFRADARFATQVLLTGQHKEMVDQVMQIFEIEADHNLDIMQAKQTLADITCRSLQGLQTLLQELHPKAVLVQGDTTTAFAAGLAAFYQQIPVGHVEAGLRTDNIYNPYPEEANRRLISQITQLHFAPTTKAVENLKASGVTGTIHHTGNTVIDALLTVADKHPSCNIPNLDWSQYRTILATVHRRENWGDPLQEIAQGFLQVLDKFPDTALILPLHRNPTVREPLTAILGNHPRIFLTEPLDYTDLVGAIQRCHLLLTDSGGLQEEAPSLGKPVLVLRETTERPEAVTAGTAKLIGTSTQKILAEASLLLENEEAYNDMAKAINPFGDGQASQRIITAIQDFLQL, from the coding sequence ATGCCAAATTCTCCCCTTCCGATCTGTATCGTCTTAGGGACGCGTCCAGAAGCCATTAAACTTGCCCCCGTCATTCAAGCCTTTCGGGCTGATGCTCGATTCGCCACTCAAGTCTTATTAACGGGACAACATAAAGAAATGGTCGACCAAGTGATGCAGATCTTCGAGATCGAAGCTGACCATAACTTAGACATTATGCAGGCGAAACAAACCCTAGCTGACATCACTTGTCGGAGTTTGCAAGGACTACAGACCCTTTTACAAGAACTACACCCCAAAGCAGTTCTAGTACAGGGAGACACAACAACTGCCTTTGCTGCAGGCCTAGCCGCCTTTTATCAACAAATTCCTGTTGGCCATGTTGAAGCAGGCTTACGCACCGATAATATCTACAACCCTTATCCAGAAGAAGCTAACCGGCGCTTAATCTCCCAAATCACCCAACTCCACTTTGCACCTACTACTAAAGCTGTAGAAAACTTAAAAGCTTCCGGAGTTACAGGAACGATTCACCACACTGGCAACACCGTTATTGATGCCCTACTGACCGTCGCGGACAAACACCCCTCCTGCAATATTCCCAATTTAGACTGGAGCCAATATCGAACCATTCTGGCAACCGTTCATCGCCGAGAAAACTGGGGCGACCCCTTACAGGAAATTGCCCAGGGGTTCCTCCAAGTTTTAGACAAATTTCCTGATACTGCACTAATTCTGCCGCTCCACCGCAACCCAACCGTTAGAGAACCCTTAACGGCAATCTTGGGGAACCATCCTCGCATTTTCTTGACTGAGCCTCTGGACTATACCGATTTAGTCGGTGCTATTCAGCGATGTCATTTGTTACTGACAGACTCTGGAGGGCTGCAAGAAGAAGCCCCCAGTCTTGGTAAACCTGTATTGGTCTTAAGAGAAACCACCGAAAGACCTGAAGCCGTGACAGCCGGTACCGCCAAACTCATCGGCACCAGTACCCAAAAAATCTTGGCCGAAGCTAGCCTGCTATTAGAGAATGAAGAGGCTTACAACGATATGGCCAAAGCCATTAATCCCTTTGGAGATGGACAAGCGTCCCAACGGATCATCACCGCTATTCAAGATTTTCTGCAGCTTTAA
- a CDS encoding type IV pilus twitching motility protein PilT: MTDYQRPPFPPPPAPLPAVPPPPHRDQRSEGDAMETEMIATPTKVVPTKVVSAPPPQAPEEPTAFPQTQPYAGYGQTEVDNGEPTQSTLQMRGRPPGTGVTLEQLVREAFENNFSDIHLGVGEVPRFRDRGRLEISRHPVTDDTTFEYWLEEILTPEEIQRFHADQEYDGATQYDGMARVRINIFVSLKGPSMVMRLIPLKILTLEDLNLPLVFQDLCHYHKGLILVTGPTGSGKSTTMAAMVDYINTEMPKHIISIEDPIEFVHQSRKAMIRQREVGIHTKKFDNALKASLREDPDVILIGEMRDRETVNTALKAAQTGHLVFGTLHTNSAVKTIERILNLYKPEEQEPMRVQVAESLVAVIAQSLVRTTDGKRAAIHEIMINTDAIKDYILRGDVEEVEAMIPQCSYDGMITMNQCLHNLYEEGRIDEETALEMSPKPNEMAQILRGRI, translated from the coding sequence ATGACAGATTACCAGCGTCCACCCTTTCCACCCCCACCCGCACCTCTACCAGCAGTTCCCCCTCCTCCTCATCGTGATCAACGCTCGGAAGGAGACGCGATGGAAACCGAAATGATTGCCACCCCTACGAAAGTGGTGCCGACAAAAGTGGTGAGCGCACCTCCCCCTCAAGCACCTGAGGAACCCACTGCTTTTCCTCAAACTCAACCCTATGCTGGATATGGGCAAACTGAGGTTGATAATGGTGAGCCGACTCAATCGACATTACAGATGCGAGGTCGACCTCCGGGAACTGGCGTGACCTTGGAACAATTGGTTCGTGAAGCCTTTGAGAATAACTTTTCGGATATTCACCTAGGCGTGGGTGAAGTCCCTCGCTTTCGAGATCGCGGTCGCCTAGAAATTTCTCGTCACCCTGTTACAGATGACACGACCTTCGAATATTGGTTGGAAGAAATTTTAACGCCTGAAGAAATTCAGCGGTTTCATGCTGATCAGGAATATGATGGTGCCACTCAATACGATGGCATGGCTCGGGTTCGAATCAATATTTTTGTCAGTCTCAAAGGGCCATCCATGGTTATGCGACTGATTCCCTTAAAGATTTTGACCTTAGAAGATCTCAATCTCCCCCTCGTGTTTCAGGATTTATGTCACTACCACAAGGGTTTAATTCTGGTAACGGGACCCACCGGATCGGGTAAATCCACGACGATGGCAGCCATGGTTGATTACATCAACACAGAAATGCCGAAACATATTATCTCCATTGAAGATCCGATTGAATTTGTCCATCAAAGTCGCAAAGCGATGATTCGTCAGCGGGAAGTGGGAATTCACACCAAGAAATTTGATAACGCCCTAAAAGCGTCTTTGCGTGAAGACCCGGATGTCATTCTGATTGGGGAAATGCGAGATCGGGAAACGGTGAATACAGCCCTAAAAGCAGCCCAGACCGGTCACTTGGTGTTTGGAACCCTACACACCAACAGTGCAGTGAAAACGATTGAGAGAATTCTCAACCTGTATAAGCCAGAAGAGCAAGAACCCATGCGGGTCCAGGTGGCTGAATCCTTGGTGGCGGTGATTGCCCAATCTCTGGTACGAACCACCGATGGCAAACGAGCGGCGATTCATGAAATCATGATTAACACCGATGCCATTAAGGACTACATCCTGCGCGGTGATGTGGAAGAAGTCGAGGCGATGATTCCGCAATGTAGTTATGATGGCATGATTACGATGAATCAGTGTCTGCATAATCTCTACGAGGAAGGCCGCATTGATGAAGAAACGGCTCTGGAAATGTCTCCCAAGCCGAATGAAATGGCTCAAATCCTAAGAGGACGTATCTAG
- a CDS encoding circadian clock KaiB family protein: MTTLRSQPLPFLYKGLALFTPGGDLIYCVDPSKQGHWHFQLCQALQTLLHLPELPLFLVPCYTATLDRWLHPHTQQLQISAEAYPRVWRYRSLLNVLFGLSAEHWHMISTPVETCDAAVLNSYKQQFPQLWKNHNLVIRLDQVSMGASPNIDALDPVQIDPVKPMNPVETLQVSASEADVSQGYVLRLFVASQNTRTKSILENLHQLLDQVLDVPYTLKVIDVVKHPERAEADQISATPTLVKVWPQPVRRLVGDQLETDNVLQLLDAIETR; this comes from the coding sequence GTGACTACTTTGCGATCGCAGCCTCTCCCCTTTCTATATAAAGGTCTCGCCCTGTTTACACCGGGGGGAGACCTCATTTATTGTGTCGATCCCAGCAAGCAAGGCCATTGGCATTTCCAGCTTTGTCAGGCCTTGCAAACGTTGCTGCATTTGCCAGAACTGCCCCTCTTTCTTGTCCCTTGCTATACGGCAACCTTAGATCGGTGGTTACATCCTCATACCCAACAGCTGCAAATTTCAGCCGAAGCCTATCCTCGTGTGTGGCGGTATCGCAGTTTGCTCAATGTGCTCTTTGGCTTGTCGGCAGAGCATTGGCATATGATATCGACCCCCGTGGAAACCTGTGATGCAGCCGTTCTCAATAGCTATAAACAGCAGTTTCCACAGCTGTGGAAAAATCATAATTTAGTGATTCGGCTAGATCAAGTTTCGATGGGTGCTAGTCCTAACATTGATGCTCTGGATCCTGTACAGATAGATCCAGTTAAACCAATGAATCCTGTGGAGACTTTACAGGTTAGCGCATCGGAGGCGGATGTGTCTCAAGGCTATGTTTTGCGCCTATTTGTCGCTAGTCAGAATACCCGCACGAAAAGTATTTTAGAAAATCTACATCAGCTCCTCGACCAAGTGTTAGATGTCCCCTACACATTGAAAGTGATTGATGTAGTGAAACACCCTGAGCGCGCAGAAGCGGATCAAATTTCAGCGACTCCTACTTTGGTTAAAGTTTGGCCGCAGCCAGTACGACGACTGGTGGGTGATCAATTAGAAACGGATAATGTGTTGCAATTGCTGGATGCTATAGAAACCCGCTAG
- a CDS encoding HAD family hydrolase, with protein sequence MTFDWIFFDCFNTLIDDFDQTGEELALLPVYSLPAEVGLYTSAAEFRQHYHAWRNRQWQSEHREIEMGDRYQAVLKEKVPSMPLAELEKITREMVDRFQACYQQSLRLPDGVKDMLEFWHGRVRLGVVSNFYIQGWPTELLESFGLRSYFDFVVDSAACGWRKPGPQIYELACNVAKVPQADSHKILFVGDHLLNDVLAPQELGMQGLFFDRSQVRPTYAPSTEGVNCITEWNQFRADFCIN encoded by the coding sequence GTGACCTTTGATTGGATCTTTTTTGATTGCTTTAATACCCTCATTGATGATTTTGATCAAACGGGGGAAGAACTAGCACTTCTTCCTGTGTATTCACTGCCTGCCGAAGTCGGTTTATATACGTCTGCAGCTGAATTTCGACAACATTATCATGCGTGGCGAAATCGCCAATGGCAGTCTGAACATCGTGAAATTGAGATGGGCGATCGTTACCAGGCTGTACTAAAAGAAAAAGTACCATCCATGCCTTTAGCAGAGCTGGAAAAAATCACGAGGGAAATGGTTGATCGGTTTCAAGCTTGTTATCAGCAGTCGTTGCGTTTACCAGATGGTGTTAAAGACATGCTGGAATTTTGGCATGGGCGGGTACGGCTGGGTGTGGTTTCCAACTTTTATATTCAAGGTTGGCCCACGGAGCTGCTGGAGAGTTTTGGATTACGGTCTTATTTCGATTTTGTGGTGGATAGTGCAGCCTGTGGTTGGCGTAAACCGGGACCACAGATCTATGAACTGGCCTGCAATGTCGCAAAAGTTCCTCAGGCAGATAGTCACAAGATTTTGTTTGTGGGTGATCATCTCCTGAATGATGTGTTGGCGCCGCAAGAGTTAGGGATGCAGGGTCTCTTTTTTGATCGTTCCCAGGTCCGCCCGACCTATGCGCCATCGACTGAAGGCGTGAACTGTATTACTGAGTGGAATCAATTTCGGGCTGATTTCTGCATAAATTAA
- a CDS encoding tetratricopeptide repeat protein: MGYQDCAQLMGTLFICRSLNLVLSIDPNNAWAYESRAEIYFDMGHPDKAKADLTKSEEFFN, from the coding sequence ATGGGATATCAAGATTGTGCCCAATTGATGGGTACCTTATTTATTTGTAGATCCCTAAACTTAGTCCTTTCCATCGATCCAAACAATGCGTGGGCCTATGAATCACGAGCAGAGATTTACTTTGATATGGGGCATCCGGACAAAGCTAAAGCTGACCTAACAAAATCAGAAGAATTCTTCAACTAG
- a CDS encoding ISAzo13-like element transposase-related protein, giving the protein MKKLPQTDAIFANVAQANYAADAAPNLLRISIDSKAKVKIGNLSRGGKARTLDATKANDHDDHWDAILVPFGILDVLAGQLSIYFGQSAETTDFIVDCLEAWWREHHDNYPQIEGLEINLDGGSAVRSNRTQFIKRMVEFVQMTRLSVHLIYYPPYHSKYNPIERCWAALEQYWNGTILNSIDTAVQWASNMTWNGLKPLVHLIEGTYEKNITVPSDELEAYKQQWLCSEALPKWDIKIVPN; this is encoded by the coding sequence CTGAAAAAACTGCCGCAAACCGATGCGATTTTCGCAAATGTCGCTCAAGCCAATTATGCTGCCGATGCGGCCCCCAACCTATTGCGCATCTCGATTGATAGCAAAGCCAAAGTTAAAATTGGCAACCTCTCTCGTGGCGGCAAAGCTCGTACCCTAGACGCGACAAAAGCCAATGACCATGATGACCATTGGGACGCTATTTTGGTACCCTTCGGGATTCTCGATGTGCTCGCAGGGCAACTGTCAATTTACTTTGGTCAGTCTGCTGAAACTACTGATTTTATTGTTGATTGTTTAGAGGCTTGGTGGCGCGAACATCACGATAACTATCCTCAGATAGAGGGATTAGAAATTAACCTTGATGGCGGCTCTGCAGTGCGCAGTAACCGCACACAATTTATCAAGCGTATGGTTGAGTTTGTCCAAATGACACGATTATCGGTTCATCTGATTTACTATCCGCCCTATCACAGCAAATACAATCCGATTGAGCGATGTTGGGCAGCCTTGGAACAATATTGGAATGGCACTATCCTCAACTCCATTGATACGGCTGTCCAGTGGGCATCGAATATGACCTGGAATGGATTGAAGCCTTTGGTTCATTTGATTGAGGGCACCTATGAAAAGAACATTACTGTGCCCTCAGATGAGCTAGAAGCCTACAAACAACAATGGCTATGTTCTGAAGCGTTACCCAAATGGGATATCAAGATTGTGCCCAATTGA
- a CDS encoding ISAzo13-like element transposase-related protein, whose protein sequence is MLDAPIKETFRDAAKKLTGPHKRAFMAKVAEDYLDGSARKAERHLGWRRTSVQLGLDERRTGIRCVDNYQARGRQLSETKLPHLATDIRDLVDGEAQADPKFKSTLYYTRISARAVREALIEEKGYSDEALPTRQTIGNLLNRMGYRLKNPKS, encoded by the coding sequence ATGCTAGATGCCCCTATAAAAGAGACGTTTCGAGATGCCGCCAAGAAACTGACAGGCCCACACAAGCGAGCATTCATGGCAAAAGTGGCTGAAGACTACCTGGACGGCTCTGCCCGCAAAGCTGAGCGTCATTTAGGTTGGAGACGTACCAGTGTTCAACTGGGCCTTGATGAACGACGGACTGGCATTAGATGCGTTGACAACTATCAAGCCCGAGGTCGTCAGCTTAGCGAAACGAAACTACCCCATTTAGCAACTGACATTCGGGATTTAGTTGATGGTGAAGCCCAAGCTGATCCGAAGTTCAAATCAACGTTGTACTACACCCGTATCAGTGCCAGGGCCGTGCGTGAGGCATTGATTGAGGAGAAAGGCTACAGCGATGAGGCATTACCAACCCGTCAAACCATCGGCAATCTATTGAATCGAATGGGTTATCGCTTAAAAAACCCAAAAAGTTAA
- a CDS encoding ISAs1 family transposase encodes MATGFSKPPSSPASTDSSSSLLPTTDCDQAYQQLSECFQELTDPRGGQGVQHPFVSIVVIGLLASLGGAQGWEDIETYGLSHEDWLSNFLSLPSGIPTADTYRRVFERICPTAFERSFNHWLDQVVTALGAQVIPIDGKQLRGSYDRNQDQSALHLVSAWASEYRLFLGQVKVADKSNEITAIPALLELLDIAGCIITIDAMGTQHEIAHRIQAKGADYVLALKENHPTLFEQVEQWFETAEANEFKGIEYSYDVRVEAGHHRREKRQVWAVSLQQMGPLYKQAQWKGLQSIVKVARTRHLWNKTTYEVMFYISSLPPIAQQLGKAIRQHWSIENQLHWVLDVTFGEDASRIRTGHAPENMAILKRWSINLLNQETSFKKSTRQKLKRASMDEAYMLKVLGASIPLQSSLSEA; translated from the coding sequence ATGGCTACAGGATTCAGCAAGCCTCCTTCCTCACCAGCTTCCACTGACTCATCCTCGTCACTACTGCCAACCACGGATTGCGATCAGGCTTATCAACAACTGTCCGAGTGTTTTCAGGAGTTGACTGATCCGCGGGGTGGTCAAGGTGTCCAGCATCCGTTTGTCAGCATCGTCGTGATTGGACTGTTAGCCAGTTTAGGTGGCGCACAGGGGTGGGAAGATATTGAAACCTATGGTCTGAGCCATGAAGATTGGTTGTCGAATTTTCTGAGCCTACCGTCCGGGATACCGACAGCAGACACCTATCGACGAGTGTTTGAGCGTATTTGCCCCACGGCCTTTGAGCGGAGTTTCAATCACTGGTTAGATCAGGTAGTGACGGCCCTCGGCGCTCAAGTGATTCCGATTGATGGCAAACAACTCAGGGGTTCCTATGACCGCAATCAAGACCAATCCGCCTTGCATCTGGTCAGTGCTTGGGCCAGTGAGTATCGGCTATTTCTTGGACAGGTCAAAGTTGCAGACAAGAGTAACGAAATTACCGCTATTCCAGCACTGCTAGAGCTATTAGACATTGCCGGGTGCATTATCACCATTGATGCAATGGGAACTCAGCACGAGATTGCCCATCGCATTCAAGCTAAAGGCGCTGACTATGTGCTGGCCCTCAAAGAGAATCATCCCACGCTGTTTGAGCAGGTTGAGCAATGGTTTGAAACGGCTGAAGCGAATGAGTTTAAGGGCATTGAGTACAGCTATGATGTGCGGGTGGAAGCCGGACACCATCGTCGCGAGAAACGACAAGTTTGGGCGGTGTCCCTTCAACAAATGGGTCCTCTGTACAAGCAGGCGCAGTGGAAGGGCTTGCAAAGCATCGTCAAGGTCGCTCGGACCCGCCACTTGTGGAACAAAACCACCTATGAGGTGATGTTTTACATCAGTTCTCTACCGCCCATTGCTCAGCAGTTGGGCAAAGCCATCCGCCAGCATTGGTCGATTGAGAACCAACTCCACTGGGTCTTAGATGTGACCTTTGGCGAAGATGCCAGCCGCATTCGCACAGGACATGCGCCGGAAAACATGGCCATCCTGAAGCGCTGGAGCATCAACCTCCTGAATCAAGAAACGTCCTTTAAGAAAAGTACCCGTCAAAAACTAAAACGGGCGAGCATGGATGAAGCGTATATGCTCAAAGTTCTAGGTGCTTCTATTCCTTTACAGTCTAGCCTTTCAGAGGCTTGA
- a CDS encoding D-alanine--D-alanine ligase family protein has product MEKLRVGLVFGGCSGEHEVSITSAKAVRGALQTAPNPDKYEVIPFYIHKNGCWQAGEVANQVLATGKPQDQVEDGSRWHFPDSAASIDVWFPILHGPNGEDGTIQGLLQLMQVPYVGSGVLGSAAGMDKIAMKTVFAAAGLPQVKYQPVTREQVWSDPCVFKQVCDRIDETIGYPNFVKPANLGSSVGISKVRSRLELEAALDSAASFDRRIVVEAGVVAREVECAVLGNGRPRASVIGEISFDSDFYDYETKYTEGRASLQIPAPLPADITQKIQEMAIDAFVAVDAAGLSRVDFFYVESTGEVLINEINTLPGFTSTSMYPMLWGASGVDFPELVDRLIQLAVEYHAPAD; this is encoded by the coding sequence GTGGAGAAATTGCGAGTCGGTTTAGTGTTTGGGGGATGTTCGGGAGAGCATGAAGTATCCATTACCTCAGCGAAAGCCGTTCGCGGTGCACTCCAAACAGCGCCTAACCCTGACAAATATGAGGTGATTCCCTTCTATATCCATAAGAATGGGTGTTGGCAAGCGGGGGAAGTGGCGAATCAAGTGTTAGCAACGGGCAAACCTCAAGATCAAGTGGAAGACGGCAGTCGATGGCATTTCCCCGACTCGGCAGCTTCTATCGATGTCTGGTTTCCGATTTTGCATGGCCCCAATGGAGAAGATGGCACGATTCAAGGGCTGTTGCAGCTGATGCAAGTTCCCTATGTCGGTTCTGGAGTGTTGGGCTCGGCAGCGGGGATGGACAAGATTGCTATGAAAACTGTGTTTGCAGCAGCTGGGTTACCTCAGGTGAAGTATCAGCCTGTGACCCGAGAACAGGTGTGGTCCGATCCTTGTGTGTTTAAGCAGGTGTGCGATCGCATCGATGAAACCATTGGCTATCCCAACTTTGTGAAACCCGCCAACCTCGGATCGTCCGTGGGCATTTCTAAGGTCCGATCTCGGCTGGAACTAGAGGCGGCTTTAGATAGTGCCGCTTCCTTTGATCGCCGCATTGTTGTAGAAGCAGGCGTTGTGGCTCGGGAAGTGGAATGTGCTGTTCTGGGCAATGGCCGACCGCGCGCATCGGTCATCGGAGAAATTAGCTTTGATAGTGATTTCTACGACTACGAAACGAAATATACGGAAGGACGGGCGAGTCTGCAAATTCCGGCCCCCTTGCCAGCGGACATCACTCAAAAAATTCAGGAAATGGCGATCGATGCCTTTGTTGCTGTGGATGCGGCAGGTTTATCGCGGGTAGATTTCTTCTATGTGGAATCTACCGGGGAAGTGTTGATCAATGAAATCAATACCTTGCCTGGGTTTACATCAACCAGTATGTACCCTATGCTCTGGGGTGCTTCAGGGGTAGATTTTCCCGAATTAGTGGATCGGCTGATTCAATTGGCTGTGGAATATCATGCCCCTGCCGATTAG
- a CDS encoding DUF3592 domain-containing protein has translation MTSSLSDLLVFLILLGVPIGFMVWTYTWVSKADIVEGHVLGVEEATDKRGRKRYSSQVVYEIDGERLEFISRSSTDTPEYRVGERVKVFVSQDRKRIATVTDLAKRYIMPILMVVCLLLIQGLSIIYQHQKMIISLLHPQLV, from the coding sequence ATGACATCTTCATTATCGGATCTTCTGGTGTTTCTTATTCTCTTAGGAGTGCCCATTGGATTTATGGTTTGGACCTATACATGGGTGTCTAAGGCAGATATTGTTGAAGGCCATGTTCTTGGGGTAGAGGAAGCGACTGATAAACGTGGTCGGAAGCGGTATAGCTCTCAGGTTGTTTATGAAATTGATGGTGAACGTCTAGAGTTTATCTCTAGATCTTCGACCGATACTCCCGAATATAGAGTAGGCGAGCGAGTGAAAGTGTTCGTTAGCCAAGATCGCAAGCGTATAGCCACTGTTACTGATCTGGCAAAACGATACATCATGCCGATATTGATGGTGGTGTGTCTATTGCTTATCCAGGGGTTGAGCATCATTTATCAGCATCAGAAGATGATTATTTCGCTTTTGCATCCTCAGTTGGTTTAG
- a CDS encoding DUF3592 domain-containing protein: MSIAYPGVEHHLSASEDDYFAFASSVGLVEELLFIFSESHNMSRIKAQSIAAIGILLMVGAVMFAHWTYAWVSTATVVDGQVIEVIRRTSTTRTSPKVTYSPRVTYDLDNQVHEFVPLMSANPPEFEVGEFVKVVISSNHEREAIGSFWQLYAVPTLLFLIGLVLALPMVVLQAGEWLLYFLHPTLKDD; encoded by the coding sequence GTGTCTATTGCTTATCCAGGGGTTGAGCATCATTTATCAGCATCAGAAGATGATTATTTCGCTTTTGCATCCTCAGTTGGTTTAGTCGAAGAATTGCTTTTCATATTTAGCGAGTCTCACAACATGAGTCGTATAAAAGCTCAGTCTATTGCCGCAATAGGTATCCTCTTAATGGTTGGGGCGGTAATGTTTGCTCACTGGACCTATGCATGGGTGTCTACTGCTACTGTTGTTGATGGGCAAGTGATTGAAGTCATAAGAAGAACGTCTACGACGAGAACATCTCCTAAAGTGACCTATTCACCGAGAGTGACTTATGACCTAGATAATCAAGTTCATGAATTTGTACCTCTGATGTCTGCTAATCCTCCTGAATTTGAGGTCGGTGAGTTTGTAAAAGTGGTGATCAGCAGCAATCATGAGCGAGAAGCCATCGGTTCTTTTTGGCAACTTTATGCAGTTCCAACACTTCTGTTTTTAATTGGACTGGTGTTAGCTTTACCGATGGTAGTGCTTCAGGCTGGTGAGTGGTTGCTTTATTTCCTGCATCCCACATTGAAGGACGATTAA